The proteins below are encoded in one region of Methanosarcina barkeri 3:
- a CDS encoding DUF2769 domain-containing protein → MDTGKGKLTEEKPFTEAENRFTEEKGRGTDFLVPYARSNIDRCKCSQCPVQGDSKCAKDKLQSSGEAMKIMPEGEVPNPEDVPGIYCSTGKATCQDLNFDRQCICSTCEVWKEYGLEEVDPNNHFCHHGRAT, encoded by the coding sequence ATGGATACAGGTAAAGGTAAATTAACTGAAGAAAAACCTTTTACAGAGGCAGAAAACCGCTTTACGGAAGAGAAAGGAAGAGGGACGGATTTTCTAGTTCCTTATGCACGATCAAACATCGACAGGTGTAAATGCTCGCAGTGTCCGGTTCAGGGCGACAGTAAGTGTGCTAAGGACAAACTTCAGAGCTCAGGAGAGGCGATGAAAATAATGCCCGAAGGAGAAGTTCCAAATCCTGAGGACGTTCCAGGAATATATTGTTCAACAGGCAAAGCTACCTGTCAGGACCTCAACTTTGATAGACAATGCATCTGCAGTACATGTGAAGTCTGGAAAGAATATGGTCTTGAAGAAGTAGATCCAAATAACCACTTCTGCCATCACGGCAGAGCTACTTGA
- a CDS encoding rhodanese-like domain-containing protein: protein MYFGALVFLFLAVFLIFSEKTKENPPGLKNVSVQEAKEMIEKGDIFVLDVRTPDEFNSSRIKGATLIPVSNAFGSNLSQDSLLKVRIDEVPKKKVLVYCRTGRRSGTAGTMLANAGYPQVYNMIGGITAWTDAGYPVVSSEDTEFEGSHK, encoded by the coding sequence ATGTATTTTGGTGCTCTGGTTTTTCTGTTTCTGGCGGTATTTTTAATCTTTTCGGAAAAGACAAAAGAAAATCCCCCAGGACTCAAGAACGTAAGTGTACAGGAGGCAAAAGAGATGATTGAGAAGGGTGATATATTCGTACTTGACGTTCGTACGCCTGATGAGTTTAATTCATCGCGTATTAAGGGAGCGACCCTAATTCCCGTAAGCAACGCCTTTGGATCAAATTTGAGTCAGGATAGTCTGCTTAAGGTTCGTATAGACGAAGTACCTAAGAAAAAAGTACTGGTTTACTGCAGAACAGGACGCAGAAGTGGTACGGCAGGTACAATGCTTGCAAACGCAGGTTATCCCCAGGTTTATAACATGATAGGAGGTATTACTGCCTGGACAGATGCAGGATATCCGGTTGTCAGCTCGGAAGATACAGAGTTTGAAGGCTCCCATAAATGA
- a CDS encoding potassium channel family protein: MDKEQSKEERVELLSQINALLDFPLVLLSILWLVLIIIDFAYGLSSFLQTLSLVIWGIFIIDFLIELEISPEKKDYLRRNWLVVLSLLLPALRVLTLFSGFRLVRFANFVRSLNLARVLSSFNRSLRTVRQVMRQRGLRYVLLLTILITFLGAAGMYDFERPRLTSYWDALWWTAMIMTTIGSDYWPITFEGRVLAFLLSVYAFSIFGYITAALASFLIGKDKESASREIEELRSEVQHLSSEINRFSEGEKK; the protein is encoded by the coding sequence ATGGATAAAGAACAATCAAAAGAAGAAAGAGTAGAGTTACTTTCCCAGATTAATGCTCTACTTGATTTTCCTTTAGTATTGCTGTCAATTTTATGGTTAGTTCTTATCATTATCGACTTCGCATACGGCCTCTCTTCATTTTTGCAAACGTTAAGTCTGGTTATCTGGGGTATATTCATAATCGATTTTCTTATCGAACTTGAAATTTCTCCCGAAAAGAAGGATTATTTAAGGAGGAACTGGCTTGTAGTCCTTTCCCTACTTTTGCCCGCATTAAGGGTTTTAACGTTATTTAGCGGGTTCAGGCTGGTCAGGTTTGCCAATTTTGTTCGATCTCTTAATCTGGCCCGTGTTCTTTCTTCTTTTAATCGAAGCCTGAGAACAGTCCGACAGGTAATGAGGCAGCGAGGTTTAAGATATGTCCTGCTGCTTACGATTTTGATAACTTTCCTCGGAGCTGCGGGCATGTACGATTTTGAGCGACCACGGCTTACTTCTTATTGGGATGCTCTCTGGTGGACAGCAATGATCATGACTACTATAGGGAGCGATTATTGGCCAATAACCTTTGAGGGAAGGGTACTGGCCTTTCTATTATCTGTTTATGCTTTTTCAATCTTCGGATACATAACCGCAGCTCTGGCAAGCTTTCTTATCGGAAAAGATAAAGAATCGGCCTCAAGAGAAATTGAAGAATTGCGCAGCGAAGTACAGCACCTTTCCAGTGAAATTAACAGGTTTTCAGAAGGGGAAAAAAAGTAA